From one Pseudomonadota bacterium genomic stretch:
- a CDS encoding type II secretion system protein GspG codes for MLSWVPVLGALLSLIALLLGVQARAKKDPRKGFVQAGIITGAVGIGVGVLLTVLLAGPVVLGRFGEAREKDARIGACTINSAVQLYMAEHPRKCPSLEDLKDGYLDAARGMRDPWDQDYVIDCTGQGPDVYSVGPDGQGGEPIHCEKNSF; via the coding sequence GTGTTGTCCTGGGTTCCCGTGCTCGGGGCGCTGCTCTCGCTGATCGCGTTGCTCCTCGGGGTTCAGGCGAGGGCGAAGAAGGATCCGCGCAAGGGCTTCGTGCAAGCGGGGATCATCACCGGCGCTGTGGGCATCGGGGTCGGAGTCCTGCTCACGGTACTGCTCGCCGGCCCTGTCGTCTTGGGCCGTTTCGGTGAGGCGAGAGAGAAGGATGCCCGCATCGGCGCGTGTACCATCAATAGCGCGGTGCAGTTGTACATGGCGGAACACCCGCGCAAGTGCCCGTCGCTGGAGGATCTAAAGGACGGCTACCTCGACGCCGCCAGGGGCATGCGGGACCCGTGGGATCAAGACTACGTCATCGACTGTACAGGCCAGGGGCCGGACGTCTACTCCGTTGGCCCGGACGGCCAGGGTGGGGAGCCGATCCACTGCGAGAAGAACTCGTTCTGA
- a CDS encoding DEAD/DEAH box helicase, whose translation MDVFDLRKHVIQEYADYIRSFIVIGDERIERLVDDELRRGVLWPEPLIQLNPAFEPGAPLGDLVAQGALHPECLKVFRDKPSQDSDRGLLSLHRHQVEAIHAARSGENYVLTTGTGSGKSLAYIVPIVDHVLRNGSGKGIQAIVVYPMNALANSQLGELKKFLCNGYPGGKPPVTFRRYTGQESDEDRNDIIANPPDILLTNYVMLELVLTRPREQRLVSAAKDLRFLVLDELHTYRGRQGSDVAMLVRRVRDACEAKSLLHVGTSATLAGGGTWEEQRAAVAETASRLFGSKVRPERVIGETLRRMTPLRDIGDAGFVRDLREELDRSGSIPPETRESFLASPLSSWIESTLGLADEPGTGRLVRSKPMPITGPEGAAQKVASLTGLPADKCEREIGRHLLAGYNFRDEHERPIFAFRLHQFVSKGESVYASLEPEGERHVTLQPQKYVPGSDRARQLFPVVFCRECGQEYYLVRRHKTEDGGFHYKPRELSDQTDEGGEPGFLHIDTENPWPEVGASFELLPDSWIEIVDGKKRVRKARRDRLPLPVFVSPTGVEGKGDLRAHYTRSPFIFCMKCKVTYSAHQKSDFGKLATLGSEGRSTATTVLTLSNIRRLRKDETLEPRARKLLSFTDNRQDASLQAGHFNDFVHIALLRSALLRAVVAAGSEGLRHDVLARRVFEALDLPLEQFAVNPQVEYLQLEETQRAFRRMLGYYLYLDLRRGWRITSPNLEQCGLLDIDYLSLDALCADTPKWRDLHAVLATATPAERRNAGKVLLDFMRRELAIRVDVLDAAEQESIQLQSSQYLISPWALDENDPMQTSRIAFPTSQGANRGHVYISPRGGFAQFLKRSDTFQGWTGGTIKDADVEMILRQIFDNLSIAGLVHRVDGRDKEDGPGYQLNASGLVWRAGTGEFGFHDPIRVPNQPEGGHRTNPFFVGFYREDTADLKGIEAHEHTAQVQAQDREEREGLFKEGTLPVLFCSPTMELGVDIAQLNVVNMRNVPPTPANYAQRSGRAGRSGQPAFVYTYCSAGSPHDQYFFKRPDRMVAGAVSTPRLDLANEDLLRAHVHAIWLAESGLDLKSSLADILDVEGENPTLELLPNVDSALNDARARERAKTHARESLREAVAALVGDAKVDEWVSGVLDQLPRSFKSACARWQGLYRSAKDQYDRQSRVATDASRTQYDREQARNLRKEAERQIDLLLERNTKTLSDFYSYRYFASEGFLPGYSFPRLPLSAYLPGRRRGRGDEEFLSRPRFLAISEFGPRAFVYHEGSRFVINKVILPVDSGDGITRSAIQCRECGYLHPLTGAPGPDLCERCRAKLPAAMDNLFCMQNVSTRRRDRISSDEEERFRLGYEIKTGVRFEPRDGMPSEQTAVLRSASGEPLAALTYGHAATIWRLNLGWRKRQEKEQHGYVLDLERGYWSKSQATEEDPDDPMSGRTTRVIPYVEDHRNCLLVEPAGGLKLGPMASLQAALKSAIQVEHDLEDNELAAEPLPDTANRKTILLFEASEGGAGVLRRFVEDPRALPAVARRALKNSHFDPDTGHNLGHALGAREDCEAACYDCLLSYYNQRDHDFLDRKGLPPILGAWMDGHVETSPSSRTRDEHVERLLRLCDSELEKKFVRLLDERRLKLPSDAQVHIEECKARADFIYSAENVIIFIDGPHHDEAHQQAKDREQQAALENAGYLILRLRYDENWDSKIRDNATLFGKAR comes from the coding sequence GTGGATGTCTTCGATCTCCGAAAACACGTCATCCAGGAGTACGCGGACTACATCCGCAGCTTCATCGTGATCGGCGACGAGCGCATCGAGCGTCTCGTCGATGATGAGCTACGGCGCGGCGTGCTGTGGCCCGAACCCCTCATCCAGCTCAACCCTGCGTTCGAGCCGGGAGCACCACTCGGGGATCTCGTCGCCCAGGGAGCGCTCCACCCCGAGTGCCTGAAGGTCTTCCGCGACAAGCCGTCCCAGGACTCGGATCGCGGGCTCCTCAGCCTGCACCGCCACCAGGTCGAAGCCATCCACGCGGCGCGCTCCGGCGAGAACTACGTCCTCACGACCGGCACCGGCTCCGGCAAGAGCCTCGCGTATATCGTGCCCATCGTGGATCACGTTCTGCGCAACGGCAGCGGCAAGGGTATCCAGGCCATCGTCGTCTACCCCATGAACGCGCTCGCGAACTCACAGCTCGGCGAGCTGAAAAAGTTCCTGTGCAACGGGTACCCAGGCGGCAAGCCACCGGTCACGTTCCGCAGGTACACCGGCCAGGAGTCGGACGAGGATCGCAACGACATCATCGCAAACCCGCCCGACATCCTGCTCACCAACTACGTCATGCTGGAGCTGGTGCTCACCCGGCCACGCGAGCAACGACTGGTGAGTGCGGCCAAGGATCTGCGCTTCCTGGTGCTCGACGAGCTGCACACCTACCGGGGCCGCCAGGGCTCAGATGTAGCGATGCTCGTGCGCCGTGTACGCGACGCCTGCGAGGCGAAGAGCCTTCTGCACGTCGGCACCTCGGCGACCCTCGCGGGCGGCGGAACGTGGGAGGAACAACGGGCGGCTGTGGCAGAGACCGCGAGCCGCCTGTTCGGCTCAAAGGTCAGGCCCGAGCGCGTGATCGGCGAGACCCTGCGCCGCATGACGCCCCTGCGCGACATCGGCGACGCCGGGTTCGTCCGGGATCTGCGCGAGGAGCTGGACCGGTCTGGCAGCATCCCTCCGGAGACCCGGGAGTCATTCCTCGCTTCCCCGCTCTCATCTTGGATCGAGTCCACGCTCGGGCTCGCTGACGAACCCGGCACCGGCCGTCTCGTGCGCTCGAAGCCCATGCCGATCACAGGACCCGAGGGCGCGGCGCAGAAGGTCGCAAGCCTGACCGGGTTGCCGGCGGACAAGTGCGAGCGGGAGATCGGACGACACCTCCTCGCCGGCTACAACTTCCGGGACGAGCACGAGCGGCCGATCTTCGCCTTCCGGCTGCACCAATTCGTCTCCAAGGGCGAGTCGGTTTACGCCTCTTTGGAGCCCGAGGGCGAGCGCCACGTCACGCTCCAGCCGCAGAAGTACGTCCCGGGCAGCGACCGTGCCCGACAGCTCTTCCCGGTCGTGTTCTGCCGAGAGTGCGGGCAGGAGTATTACCTGGTCCGGCGACACAAGACCGAGGACGGTGGCTTCCACTACAAGCCGAGGGAGCTGTCCGATCAGACCGATGAAGGGGGCGAGCCCGGCTTCCTACACATCGACACCGAGAACCCCTGGCCCGAGGTCGGTGCGTCCTTCGAACTTCTCCCGGACAGCTGGATCGAGATCGTCGATGGGAAGAAGCGTGTGCGCAAGGCGCGCCGCGACCGCCTGCCCCTACCGGTCTTCGTCTCGCCGACCGGGGTTGAGGGCAAGGGCGACCTGCGGGCGCATTACACGAGATCTCCGTTCATCTTCTGCATGAAGTGCAAGGTCACCTACAGCGCGCACCAGAAGTCCGACTTCGGCAAGCTCGCCACGCTCGGATCCGAAGGGCGCAGCACGGCGACCACGGTCCTCACGCTTTCCAACATTCGACGCCTTCGCAAGGATGAAACCCTGGAGCCGCGGGCGCGCAAGCTCCTCAGCTTCACGGACAACCGGCAGGACGCCTCGCTCCAGGCCGGGCACTTTAACGACTTCGTACACATCGCGCTCCTGCGCTCTGCCCTGCTGCGGGCCGTCGTTGCCGCCGGTTCCGAGGGGCTCCGGCACGACGTGCTCGCCCGGCGTGTATTCGAGGCGCTGGATCTCCCGCTCGAACAGTTCGCGGTGAACCCCCAGGTCGAGTACCTCCAGCTCGAAGAGACGCAGCGCGCGTTCCGACGCATGCTCGGCTACTACCTCTACCTGGACCTCCGTCGCGGTTGGCGCATCACATCGCCCAACCTGGAGCAGTGCGGGCTCCTCGACATCGACTACCTGTCGCTGGACGCACTGTGCGCGGACACGCCCAAGTGGCGGGACCTGCACGCCGTGCTCGCGACCGCGACCCCGGCCGAGCGCCGGAACGCCGGCAAGGTGCTGCTCGACTTCATGCGTCGCGAGCTGGCGATCCGCGTGGACGTGCTCGACGCGGCCGAGCAGGAGAGCATCCAGCTCCAGTCGAGCCAGTACCTGATCTCGCCGTGGGCGCTCGACGAGAACGACCCGATGCAGACGAGCCGGATTGCGTTCCCCACGTCGCAGGGCGCGAACCGAGGGCACGTCTACATCTCGCCGCGCGGCGGCTTCGCTCAGTTCCTCAAGCGGTCGGACACGTTCCAGGGGTGGACCGGCGGGACGATCAAGGATGCCGACGTGGAGATGATCCTCCGCCAGATCTTCGACAACCTGAGCATCGCCGGGCTCGTCCATCGCGTCGATGGGCGCGACAAGGAGGACGGCCCCGGCTACCAGCTCAACGCCTCGGGACTCGTCTGGCGCGCGGGCACTGGAGAGTTTGGGTTCCACGATCCGATCCGCGTGCCCAACCAGCCCGAGGGCGGCCACCGCACGAACCCGTTCTTCGTCGGCTTCTATCGAGAAGACACGGCGGATCTGAAGGGCATCGAGGCGCACGAGCACACGGCCCAGGTGCAGGCTCAGGATCGCGAGGAGCGCGAGGGGCTCTTCAAGGAGGGTACTCTTCCGGTCCTCTTCTGCTCCCCGACCATGGAGCTGGGTGTGGACATCGCGCAGCTCAACGTCGTCAACATGCGCAACGTGCCACCCACGCCAGCAAACTACGCCCAGCGCAGCGGCCGGGCGGGCCGCAGCGGGCAGCCGGCGTTCGTCTACACTTACTGCTCTGCGGGAAGTCCCCACGACCAGTATTTCTTCAAGCGGCCGGACAGGATGGTGGCCGGGGCCGTGTCCACGCCGCGTCTCGATCTCGCGAACGAGGACCTCCTGCGGGCCCACGTTCACGCCATTTGGCTCGCAGAGTCCGGGCTCGATCTGAAAAGCTCCCTCGCCGACATCCTGGACGTGGAAGGCGAGAACCCGACGCTGGAACTGCTGCCCAACGTGGACTCTGCGCTCAACGACGCCCGGGCCAGGGAGCGGGCCAAGACGCACGCCAGAGAGTCCCTGCGCGAGGCAGTGGCTGCCCTCGTGGGCGACGCCAAGGTGGACGAATGGGTGAGCGGCGTGCTCGATCAGCTCCCGCGCTCGTTCAAGTCGGCCTGCGCCAGGTGGCAGGGTCTCTACCGTAGCGCCAAGGATCAGTACGACCGGCAGTCCCGCGTGGCGACAGATGCGTCGCGGACGCAGTACGACAGAGAGCAAGCGCGCAACCTGCGCAAGGAAGCGGAGCGTCAGATCGACCTGCTCCTGGAGCGCAACACGAAGACGCTTTCGGACTTTTACTCGTACCGCTACTTCGCGAGCGAGGGCTTCCTGCCGGGATACAGCTTCCCGAGGCTGCCGCTCTCGGCCTACCTACCGGGGCGGCGGCGCGGACGCGGCGATGAGGAGTTCCTATCGCGACCGAGGTTCCTCGCCATCTCCGAGTTCGGGCCGCGCGCATTCGTCTACCACGAGGGGTCGCGGTTCGTGATCAACAAGGTCATCCTGCCCGTGGACTCCGGCGACGGGATCACTCGCAGCGCGATCCAGTGCCGCGAGTGCGGCTACCTCCACCCGCTGACGGGCGCACCGGGTCCCGATCTCTGCGAGCGGTGCCGGGCCAAGCTACCGGCGGCGATGGACAACCTGTTCTGCATGCAAAACGTCTCGACCCGGCGCAGGGACCGCATCAGCTCGGACGAAGAGGAGCGTTTCCGCCTCGGCTACGAGATCAAGACCGGCGTGCGCTTCGAACCCCGCGACGGGATGCCCTCGGAGCAGACGGCCGTTCTGCGTAGCGCCTCGGGAGAGCCGCTCGCCGCGCTGACATACGGGCATGCGGCCACCATCTGGCGTCTCAATCTCGGGTGGAGGAAGCGCCAGGAGAAGGAGCAGCACGGCTACGTGCTCGATCTGGAGCGCGGGTACTGGTCCAAATCGCAGGCGACAGAGGAGGACCCGGACGACCCAATGAGCGGACGCACGACCCGCGTCATCCCGTACGTGGAGGATCATCGCAACTGCCTGCTCGTCGAGCCCGCGGGCGGTCTGAAACTCGGCCCGATGGCGTCACTCCAGGCCGCGCTCAAGTCCGCGATACAGGTGGAGCACGATCTGGAGGACAACGAGCTAGCCGCCGAACCGCTGCCCGATACAGCAAATCGAAAAACGATCCTTCTGTTCGAAGCGTCCGAGGGAGGTGCGGGTGTTCTCCGGCGCTTCGTCGAAGATCCTCGCGCCCTGCCGGCTGTGGCGCGTCGCGCCCTCAAGAACTCGCACTTCGATCCCGATACCGGCCACAACCTGGGCCATGCACTAGGTGCCCGGGAGGACTGCGAGGCGGCGTGCTACGACTGCCTGCTCTCCTACTACAACCAGCGCGATCACGACTTCCTCGACCGCAAGGGTCTGCCGCCGATCCTCGGCGCGTGGATGGACGGCCACGTCGAAACCTCGCCCTCGTCCCGTACTCGGGACGAGCACGTCGAGCGCCTGTTGCGGCTGTGCGACTCGGAGCTGGAGAAGAAGTTCGTGAGGCTCCTCGACGAGCGCCGCTTGAAGCTCCCGTCCGATGCGCAGGTGCACATCGAGGAGTGCAAGGCGAGGGCCGACTTCATCTACAGTGCCGAGAACGTGATCATCTTCATCGACGGCCCGCACCACGACGAAGCTCACCAGCAGGCCAAGGACAGGGAGCAACAGGCTGCACTGGAGAATGCGGGGTACCTCATCCTCCGGCTCCGCTACGACGAGAACTGGGACTCCAAGATCCGCGACAACGCGACGCTGTTCGGGAAGGCACGCTGA
- a CDS encoding restriction endonuclease — MSNTWMVRAGRGSYVFEEFEKKGCVALGWAGMGDISGITTREDLGRRHDEAAPELSKAQRGVQFGMIARFVFDLAEGDNVITYDSDTRVYLVGKIAGPHRYQPDRVPDHPNVRDVKWVGKVSRDDLTVETRNTLGSTLALFLLNDTVVAEIQSVLKGVAPPVAEPDAHNDLDILKAEMIGSAHEFIKDKVKALGWDDMQDLVAGILRAMGYKTLVSNPGSDLGKDIVASPDGLGLEQPRIRVEVKHRKGAMGAPEIRSFIGALRQGDKGLYISTGGFSKEANYEAERATVPVTLVDLDALVLLLTEHYEHLDAEARALVPLKRIYWPVG; from the coding sequence ATGTCTAACACCTGGATGGTCCGCGCCGGACGCGGCAGCTACGTGTTCGAGGAGTTCGAAAAGAAGGGCTGCGTCGCCCTCGGCTGGGCGGGTATGGGCGACATCTCTGGGATCACGACGCGAGAGGATCTCGGACGCCGTCACGACGAGGCGGCTCCGGAGCTAAGCAAGGCGCAGCGCGGGGTCCAGTTCGGGATGATCGCGCGGTTCGTCTTCGACCTCGCCGAGGGCGACAACGTCATCACCTACGACAGCGACACCCGCGTGTACCTCGTCGGCAAGATCGCCGGCCCGCACCGCTACCAGCCGGACCGCGTGCCCGACCACCCCAACGTCCGCGACGTGAAGTGGGTCGGCAAGGTCAGCCGCGACGACCTCACGGTGGAGACGAGGAACACGCTCGGAAGCACGTTGGCGCTATTCCTTCTGAACGACACCGTCGTGGCCGAGATCCAGAGCGTGCTCAAGGGCGTCGCGCCGCCGGTGGCGGAGCCTGACGCGCACAACGATCTCGACATCCTCAAGGCCGAGATGATCGGCAGCGCCCACGAGTTCATCAAGGACAAGGTCAAGGCGCTCGGCTGGGACGACATGCAGGATCTGGTCGCCGGGATACTGCGGGCGATGGGCTACAAGACGCTCGTCTCCAACCCCGGCTCGGATCTCGGCAAGGACATCGTCGCCTCGCCGGACGGTCTCGGTCTGGAGCAGCCGCGCATCCGCGTCGAGGTGAAGCACCGGAAGGGCGCGATGGGTGCGCCGGAGATCCGCAGTTTCATCGGCGCGCTGCGCCAGGGCGACAAGGGGCTCTACATCAGCACCGGCGGCTTCTCGAAGGAAGCCAACTACGAAGCCGAGCGCGCCACCGTCCCGGTCACCCTCGTCGATCTCGACGCCCTCGTCCTCCTCCTCACCGAGCACTACGAGCACCTCGACGCCGAGGCACGGGCGCTGGTGCCGCTGAAGCGAATCTACTGGCCGGTGGGATGA
- a CDS encoding helix-turn-helix domain-containing protein has translation MPNRASVVLDAELRFRKKTPGTESHRGEVKCGSARGDSAPYPAGSGPWLDVPAVAGYLAMQERSVRDFWRRGILPGRRFGRSIRFGLQELDAFLVRCRQLTLGELASGSRPVPSRPVGPLMSPEEAATYMGLSSPDALIKRTERRQVPAYRIGSRLLRYRAIEIDKALSESRLTTEDHDLPFRDSACLPQGKEANNDRR, from the coding sequence ATGCCGAATAGAGCCTCAGTCGTTCTTGATGCAGAACTGCGCTTCCGGAAGAAGACCCCCGGCACGGAGAGCCATCGGGGTGAGGTGAAGTGCGGATCCGCCAGAGGCGATTCTGCGCCGTATCCTGCTGGAAGCGGGCCCTGGCTCGACGTTCCCGCCGTCGCAGGGTACCTCGCGATGCAAGAGCGCTCCGTCCGGGATTTCTGGAGACGCGGCATCCTGCCCGGTCGACGTTTCGGCAGGAGCATCCGATTCGGGCTGCAAGAGCTGGACGCCTTCCTGGTGCGGTGTCGCCAGCTGACCCTCGGGGAACTCGCGTCGGGTTCGCGCCCCGTTCCGTCGCGCCCTGTGGGGCCACTGATGAGCCCGGAGGAGGCCGCCACGTACATGGGGCTCTCCTCGCCCGACGCGCTCATCAAACGCACCGAGCGCCGCCAGGTGCCCGCCTACCGTATCGGCTCTCGCCTCCTGCGGTATCGGGCCATTGAGATCGACAAGGCACTCTCGGAGAGCCGGTTGACCACGGAGGATCACGACCTACCTTTTAGGGACAGCGCCTGCTTGCCACAGGGGAAGGAGGCTAATAATGACAGGCGCTAG
- a CDS encoding caspase family protein: MPTVGKRHAVVVGVNNYDTDSGLGNLQYCANDAESLYDALLSYAQFDASNVVLFSDGSHKDAHRPSYSDILSAVEQACRLASEDDLVLFFFAGHGTRDDSDSYFLTSEYRANIVADSSISIQKLNSYFKQSKAKFKVRIFDACHSGRFARRGLVTPVSLEHLAVNAEGWASLAACKENQYSHELAEIGHGVFSYFLIRGLSGHASSDGKYVTLDDLKMYVLDKTIDLTTKRGLEQTPVFRGDQAGRLEFCLVGGPGATAPSPSVAKIVTSEPDKLAPSPAATPGFLKELAEIAEKDPPVSNFIYQSDKTRLEIATKLCEVSFETATKYACNELPRGHKLVAKKAVLKECILNDSLARYIKNSQIANLVDCEFIYKEVTRHKDEWETTEEPNWGLGGLGMFGSKTRTKRKVSVPYQEQELSEIVDKKGWPNSVTSIEYRPASRDYPFCNCTTAILPWAHGLYLAAYFATSVATKSMSDSWDTDSFSMRIFKAIPVEPIPWIQSEWETLFAQFVSFVVECTKARHMSIGKTLVLQTSKK, from the coding sequence ATGCCAACGGTAGGGAAGCGGCATGCTGTTGTGGTCGGAGTGAACAACTATGACACTGACTCTGGCTTAGGCAACCTACAGTACTGCGCTAACGACGCGGAGTCTCTGTATGATGCTCTGCTGTCGTACGCTCAGTTCGATGCGTCGAACGTTGTTCTCTTCTCTGACGGTTCGCATAAAGACGCGCATCGTCCTAGCTACAGTGATATCCTTTCGGCCGTAGAACAAGCATGTCGACTTGCGAGCGAAGATGATCTCGTACTGTTTTTCTTCGCCGGTCACGGGACAAGAGATGACTCCGATAGTTACTTTCTAACCTCTGAATACAGAGCTAATATTGTTGCCGACTCCTCGATCTCTATTCAGAAACTCAACTCGTATTTCAAACAATCCAAGGCAAAATTCAAGGTTCGCATCTTCGATGCTTGCCACTCTGGTCGGTTTGCACGACGCGGGTTGGTAACACCGGTGTCGCTTGAGCACCTCGCGGTGAATGCAGAGGGATGGGCGTCCCTTGCTGCCTGCAAGGAGAACCAGTACTCACATGAGCTTGCCGAAATTGGACATGGCGTCTTTTCGTACTTCCTGATTCGGGGTCTTTCTGGTCATGCATCATCTGATGGCAAATATGTCACTTTGGATGATCTAAAAATGTACGTATTGGATAAAACTATCGATCTTACAACAAAACGTGGGCTAGAACAGACGCCGGTCTTCAGAGGCGACCAGGCTGGTCGTCTGGAGTTTTGTCTTGTCGGCGGCCCGGGGGCGACAGCACCATCTCCAAGTGTAGCGAAGATCGTCACGAGCGAACCAGACAAACTCGCTCCTTCTCCGGCAGCAACACCGGGTTTTTTAAAGGAACTGGCAGAAATCGCCGAGAAAGATCCGCCTGTATCGAATTTTATTTATCAAAGTGACAAGACTCGGCTGGAAATTGCAACGAAACTGTGTGAGGTCTCGTTCGAGACGGCAACAAAATATGCGTGCAACGAACTACCTAGAGGACACAAGCTAGTTGCGAAAAAGGCAGTATTAAAAGAATGTATTTTAAACGACTCTCTGGCTCGCTACATCAAGAACTCACAGATCGCTAACCTCGTGGACTGCGAGTTCATCTATAAAGAGGTGACGCGGCATAAAGATGAATGGGAAACCACTGAAGAACCTAATTGGGGATTGGGCGGGCTAGGCATGTTTGGTTCGAAAACTAGGACCAAACGCAAGGTGAGCGTGCCGTACCAAGAACAGGAACTATCTGAAATCGTAGACAAGAAAGGCTGGCCCAATTCAGTTACAAGTATCGAATACAGACCCGCGTCGCGGGACTACCCATTTTGCAACTGCACAACTGCGATACTTCCTTGGGCGCACGGACTATACCTTGCGGCCTACTTCGCCACTAGCGTTGCAACAAAAAGCATGTCGGACAGCTGGGATACCGATAGCTTTTCAATGAGAATATTCAAGGCTATTCCCGTCGAACCTATACCTTGGATTCAATCAGAGTGGGAGACTCTCTTCGCTCAGTTCGTTTCATTTGTTGTCGAGTGTACGAAAGCCCGCCACATGTCGATTGGTAAAACACTCGTACTCCAAACTTCTAAAAAGTGA
- a CDS encoding recombinase family protein: MKRTYSPERVVGYVRASTEEQHLGPDAQRRALQSWCERHGATLIAVFSDLGVSGAAPLEKRLGLLTALDALKREQAGVLLVAKRDRIARDVIISAMVERLAERNGAAITSADGNGNGATPEAQLMRNMIAAFADYERQLIRARTRAALGVKKARGERVGQIPFGSKLAADGVRLEMCFEEQAVIDDITWERRHGKTLKQITELLNTRGVRARGSRWHITSVRHILLRVAEEERLAAGGDSTAA; this comes from the coding sequence ATGAAAAGAACATATTCACCGGAGCGCGTCGTCGGCTATGTCCGGGCGTCGACCGAGGAGCAGCATCTCGGTCCCGATGCCCAACGTCGCGCACTCCAGAGCTGGTGTGAGCGCCATGGGGCGACTCTGATCGCGGTGTTCTCCGACCTCGGGGTCTCTGGCGCGGCCCCTCTGGAGAAGCGCCTGGGACTCCTGACAGCGCTCGACGCGCTAAAGCGGGAGCAGGCAGGCGTGCTCCTCGTGGCCAAGCGGGACAGGATCGCCCGTGACGTGATCATCTCCGCGATGGTCGAGAGGCTCGCGGAGAGGAACGGGGCGGCGATCACGTCCGCCGACGGCAACGGGAACGGAGCCACACCGGAAGCGCAGCTCATGCGGAACATGATCGCGGCGTTTGCGGACTACGAGAGGCAGTTGATCCGCGCGCGGACCCGCGCGGCGCTCGGGGTGAAGAAGGCACGGGGCGAGAGGGTCGGCCAGATCCCCTTCGGCTCGAAGCTCGCGGCGGACGGAGTTCGCTTGGAGATGTGCTTCGAGGAACAGGCAGTGATCGACGACATCACTTGGGAGCGAAGGCACGGGAAGACCCTGAAACAGATCACAGAGCTGCTCAACACCCGCGGCGTCCGGGCGCGTGGATCGCGGTGGCACATCACGTCGGTTCGCCATATCCTCCTCCGCGTCGCTGAAGAGGAGAGGCTCGCTGCCGGCGGCGACAGCACCGCCGCCTGA
- a CDS encoding M48 family metallopeptidase, producing MRGGSTGSRRLRFNWCIVQAPMRLVDYVVAHELVHLAHKNHDAKFWALLGQVMPDYEERRAALRGFGAGVEW from the coding sequence ATGCGGGGTGGGTCAACTGGATCCCGCAGGCTCCGCTTCAACTGGTGCATCGTCCAGGCCCCCATGCGGCTTGTCGATTACGTCGTCGCCCACGAGCTGGTACACTTGGCGCACAAGAACCACGACGCCAAATTCTGGGCACTGCTCGGGCAGGTGATGCCCGACTACGAGGAGAGACGCGCAGCGCTGCGGGGCTTCGGGGCTGGGGTGGAGTGGTGA